In the Cucurbita pepo subsp. pepo cultivar mu-cu-16 chromosome LG17, ASM280686v2, whole genome shotgun sequence genome, ATTATCCCTAAATCTCTATATTTCACATCGTTTAGTACACTAATTATGCTCTTAGGgtaatcattttctttactctttataaatacaaagcttttatatctattttgttcttgttatTTCTTGAGCAATTAGGGTATTGAAGCTCCCATAACATTGGATCAATCATGTTTTACTTGAGCAAAAGATTATGACATATAGATTTTCAATTCCTTAGCCgttctttgtattttgtagTTTGTTTTAGGAATAGACAATCTAATAATTTGGTTATTCAATGTGAAGTTGGTGTAACAATTCCGTAAAtgatcttttgaaaaaaaatccctAATTATTTCATGCTTTTGTTCATGAAATTGTGatagaaattttgatttgCTGATCTATGTATGCTTAATTCTTTGATAGATATTACTTTTAACAAGAATGGATTTTACATATTCTTAAAAGCATCGAAAAAGGTTACAAACAAGGGCCGAGAAAAGTTATTCCGACCAAAAGTTCTCTATCAAAAAGTTTTGAGAAAAGTTATTCCGACCATAATTTCtctatcaattttgttttcaagaTAACCCTATTGCTTTTGATGTATGTTGTTGAACACAACGAATTTATGAGAAAACACTCGTACTTTTTACTAAGACCAATCAAGAAGAGATTATAAGTTAGTAGGTAGAAACTACTAAACTGCTGTGCTTGGAATTGCTTGAGATGAAAACTTATTAAGATGAGGAGGTATTTACAACAGCGAAGAGacatatttaatactaaaatatCTCATTCGAATGAGAGCAATCCTAAAGATATGATGGttaagaaatgcttaaaagaattaaaaattgaatttttttaaaatgcatgtgAATAGAATGTGAATAGAAGGATGAGATTCTAAGTAGTCTGATCAATTTACAAGGTGGATACGGCAGCGACGGCGGCGCCTCCACTTCTCCGCTACCTGCGGTGGCTGGATAAACCTCATCTTCTTTATGATCGTTCTCTAAAGGCAATCTCTCATATGTTACAATAGCAAAAGAAGCAGCAATCAACACTACAGGCCCAGCCGCCAACAGCGGGCCCACGACTGTCCCTCTGACAACCTGCCCCTGCCCGCCAGCGAGGTTTACGGTCAGCCCGCTCGAACCGGGAGGGGCTCGACCGGGAAGAAAAGAACCGGTCAAAGACAGCATATCGAACCGGCCATGAAGTGGAATCACAGCAGCGGATAGCCGGAGAGTGACGTCGTCCACCATTCCCCTGCCGCTGAGAACACAAACCCCACGCTGCCGGCGGCGAGAAAATTGGTTTATGCTGTCGGCGACGTCGGCTCCTCCGGCGATCTCGATCACGTGCATGCTAAGAGCGTGA is a window encoding:
- the LOC111778708 gene encoding AT-hook motif nuclear-localized protein 20-like codes for the protein INIFPFFKTEPFSNLPSFSATLANPRWVSRVGFPATSPAETVVNGGGRDHDDEEDEQKEGMVVVGNRRSRGRPLGSKNKQKSPIIVTRDSPHALSMHVIEIAGGADVADSINQFSRRRQRGVCVLSGRGMVDDVTLRLSAAVIPLHGRFDMLSLTGSFLPGRAPPGSSGLTVNLAGGQGQVVRGTVVGPLLAAGPVVLIAASFAIVTYERLPLENDHKEDEVYPATAGSGEVEAPPSLPYPPCKLIRLLRISSFYSHSIHMHFKKIQFLILLSIS